In Amphiprion ocellaris isolate individual 3 ecotype Okinawa chromosome 3, ASM2253959v1, whole genome shotgun sequence, one genomic interval encodes:
- the LOC111566794 gene encoding CUGBP Elav-like family member 2 isoform X10: MTSSYDLDFHPLTESRLMTSSDTLNGSKMNGSLEHLDQPDPDSIKMFVGQIPRSWSETELKELFEPFGAVHQINILRDRTQNPPQSKGCCFVTFYTRKAALEAQNALHNIKTLSGMHHPIQMKPADSEKTSAVEDRKLFVGMVSKKYGENEVRMMFSSFGQIEECRILRGPDGQSRGCAFVTFATRAMAQNAIKTMHHSQTMEGCSSPLVVKFADTQRDKEQRRLQQQLVQQIQQLNSASTWGNLAGLGTLTPQYLALLQQATSTNNQGNFNSIQRLGGVNPLQLQNLATLAAAAAAAQSSGSPTSTNALSTNSGALGALASPAGSSAGSSAGAAMNTLASLGTLQSLTGTSMGLNNLNALTSSVSGMGAMNGGLGASMANGSAASSMDALTQAYSGMQQYTASALPSLYSQSLLQQSIAGSQKEGPEGANLFIYHLPQEFGDQDLLQMFMPFGNVVSAKVFIDKQTNLSKCFGFVSYDNPVSAQAAIQAMNGFQIGMKRLKVQLKRSKNDSKPY; the protein is encoded by the exons ATGACTTCGTCGTACGACCTGGATTTCCACCCTCTCACCGAAAGTCGGTTAATGACTTCGAGCGACACACT CAACGGCAGCAAGATGAACGGGTCATTGGAGCACTTGGACCAACCAGACCCAGACTCCATCAAGATGTTTGTGGGACAGATCCCGCGTTCCTGGTCAGAAACAGAACTGAAAGAGCTTTTTGAGCCCTTCGGAGCTGTGCACCAGATCAACATCCTCCGTGATCGCACCCAAAATCCTCCTCAGAGCAAAG GATgctgttttgtaactttttataCAAGAAAAGCTGCACTGGAGGCCCAGAATGCACTGCACAACATAAAGACCTTAAGTGGG ATGCATCATCCTATCCAGATGAAACCCGCTGACAGTGAGAAAACAAGTG CGGTAGAAGACAGAAAACTTTTTGTCGGCATGGTTTCAAAGAAATATGGCGAGAACGAGGTCAGGATGATGTTCTCGTCTTTCGGGCAGATCGAAGAGTGCCGAATTCTCCGAGGACCAGATGGTCAGAGCAGAG GCTGTGCGTTTGTCACATTTGCTACCAGGGCAATGGCACAGAATGCAATCAAAACCATGCATCACTCTCAAACTATGGAG GGCTGTTCCTCACCTTTGGTGGTGAAGTTTGCCGACACACAGAGAGATAAGGAGCAGCGGcgcctgcagcagcagctagtGCAGCAAATTCAGCAGCTCAACAGCGCCTCCACCTGGGGAAACCTTGCTGGGCTGGGGACCCTCACACCGCAGTACCTGGCT TTGCTCCAGCAGGCCACATCTACCAATAACCAAGGCAATTTCAACAGTATTCAGAGGCTAGGAG GTGTGAATCCACTTCAGCTGCAGAACCTAGCCACATtagctgccgctgctgctgcagctcagagttCTGGCAGCCCAACTTCCACCAACGCCCTGTCTACAAACAGTGGAGCCCTGGGAGCACTGGCCAGTCCTG CAGGGTCATCAGCAGGGTCCAGTGCCGGTGCTGCCATGAACACCTTGGCATCTCTGGGCACTCTGCAGAGTCTCACTGGGACCTCTATGGGCCTCAACAACCTTAACGCTCTCACCAGCAGCGTCAGTG GTATGGGGGCCATGAATGGTGGCCTCGGAGCCTCCATGGCCAACGGGTCAGCAGCCAGCTCCATGGATGCTCTGACCCAGGCCTACTCAGGGATGCAGCAGTACACCGCCTCCGCCCTGCCCTCCCTCTACAGCCAGTCTCTCCTGCAGCAGAGCATTGCTGGCAGCCAGAAGGAAG GGCCAGAGGGCGCCAACCTGTTCATCTACCACCTGCCCCAGGAGTTTGGGGACCAGGATCTTCTGCAGATGTTCATGCCTTTTGGAAATGTGGTCTCTGCCAAAGTCTTCATTGACAAACAGACCAATCTGAGCAAGTGCTTTG GGTTCGTCAGCTACGACAATCCTGTGTCTGCACAAGCTGCCATCCAGGCCATGAACGGTTTCCAGATTGGAATGAAGAGGCTGAAGGTTCAGCTGAAGCGCTCTAAGAACGACAGCAAACCCTACTGA
- the LOC111566794 gene encoding CUGBP Elav-like family member 2 isoform X7 — protein sequence MLEHSSELALVQSLYANSMRCPPSAAGISVRNEDLPMSNGSKMNGSLEHLDQPDPDSIKMFVGQIPRSWSETELKELFEPFGAVHQINILRDRTQNPPQSKGCCFVTFYTRKAALEAQNALHNIKTLSGMHHPIQMKPADSEKTSAVEDRKLFVGMVSKKYGENEVRMMFSSFGQIEECRILRGPDGQSRGCAFVTFATRAMAQNAIKTMHHSQTMEGCSSPLVVKFADTQRDKEQRRLQQQLVQQIQQLNSASTWGNLAGLGTLTPQYLALLQQATSTNNQGNFNSIQRLGGVNPLQLQNLATLAAAAAAAQSSGSPTSTNALSTNSGALGALASPGSSAGSSAGAAMNTLASLGTLQSLTGTSMGLNNLNALTSSVSGMGAMNGGLGASMANGSAASSMDALTQAYSGMQQYTASALPSLYSQSLLQQSIAGSQKEGPEGANLFIYHLPQEFGDQDLLQMFMPFGNVVSAKVFIDKQTNLSKCFGFVSYDNPVSAQAAIQAMNGFQIGMKRLKVQLKRSKNDSKPY from the exons ATGTTGGAACACTCTTCTGAGCTGGCCCTGGTGCAGAGTCTGTATGCCAACAGCATGCGCTGTCCCCCCTCTGCGGCCGGGATCTCTGTCAGGAATGAGGACCTGCCTATGAG CAACGGCAGCAAGATGAACGGGTCATTGGAGCACTTGGACCAACCAGACCCAGACTCCATCAAGATGTTTGTGGGACAGATCCCGCGTTCCTGGTCAGAAACAGAACTGAAAGAGCTTTTTGAGCCCTTCGGAGCTGTGCACCAGATCAACATCCTCCGTGATCGCACCCAAAATCCTCCTCAGAGCAAAG GATgctgttttgtaactttttataCAAGAAAAGCTGCACTGGAGGCCCAGAATGCACTGCACAACATAAAGACCTTAAGTGGG ATGCATCATCCTATCCAGATGAAACCCGCTGACAGTGAGAAAACAAGTG CGGTAGAAGACAGAAAACTTTTTGTCGGCATGGTTTCAAAGAAATATGGCGAGAACGAGGTCAGGATGATGTTCTCGTCTTTCGGGCAGATCGAAGAGTGCCGAATTCTCCGAGGACCAGATGGTCAGAGCAGAG GCTGTGCGTTTGTCACATTTGCTACCAGGGCAATGGCACAGAATGCAATCAAAACCATGCATCACTCTCAAACTATGGAG GGCTGTTCCTCACCTTTGGTGGTGAAGTTTGCCGACACACAGAGAGATAAGGAGCAGCGGcgcctgcagcagcagctagtGCAGCAAATTCAGCAGCTCAACAGCGCCTCCACCTGGGGAAACCTTGCTGGGCTGGGGACCCTCACACCGCAGTACCTGGCT TTGCTCCAGCAGGCCACATCTACCAATAACCAAGGCAATTTCAACAGTATTCAGAGGCTAGGAG GTGTGAATCCACTTCAGCTGCAGAACCTAGCCACATtagctgccgctgctgctgcagctcagagttCTGGCAGCCCAACTTCCACCAACGCCCTGTCTACAAACAGTGGAGCCCTGGGAGCACTGGCCAGTCCTG GGTCATCAGCAGGGTCCAGTGCCGGTGCTGCCATGAACACCTTGGCATCTCTGGGCACTCTGCAGAGTCTCACTGGGACCTCTATGGGCCTCAACAACCTTAACGCTCTCACCAGCAGCGTCAGTG GTATGGGGGCCATGAATGGTGGCCTCGGAGCCTCCATGGCCAACGGGTCAGCAGCCAGCTCCATGGATGCTCTGACCCAGGCCTACTCAGGGATGCAGCAGTACACCGCCTCCGCCCTGCCCTCCCTCTACAGCCAGTCTCTCCTGCAGCAGAGCATTGCTGGCAGCCAGAAGGAAG GGCCAGAGGGCGCCAACCTGTTCATCTACCACCTGCCCCAGGAGTTTGGGGACCAGGATCTTCTGCAGATGTTCATGCCTTTTGGAAATGTGGTCTCTGCCAAAGTCTTCATTGACAAACAGACCAATCTGAGCAAGTGCTTTG GGTTCGTCAGCTACGACAATCCTGTGTCTGCACAAGCTGCCATCCAGGCCATGAACGGTTTCCAGATTGGAATGAAGAGGCTGAAGGTTCAGCTGAAGCGCTCTAAGAACGACAGCAAACCCTACTGA
- the LOC111566794 gene encoding CUGBP Elav-like family member 2 isoform X6 yields the protein MLEHSSELALVQSLYANSMRCPPSAAGISVRNEDLPMSNGSKMNGSLEHLDQPDPDSIKMFVGQIPRSWSETELKELFEPFGAVHQINILRDRTQNPPQSKGCCFVTFYTRKAALEAQNALHNIKTLSGMHHPIQMKPADSEKTSAVEDRKLFVGMVSKKYGENEVRMMFSSFGQIEECRILRGPDGQSRGCAFVTFATRAMAQNAIKTMHHSQTMEGCSSPLVVKFADTQRDKEQRRLQQQLVQQIQQLNSASTWGNLAGLGTLTPQYLALLQQATSTNNQGNFNSIQRLGAGVNPLQLQNLATLAAAAAAAQSSGSPTSTNALSTNSGALGALASPGSSAGSSAGAAMNTLASLGTLQSLTGTSMGLNNLNALTSSVSGMGAMNGGLGASMANGSAASSMDALTQAYSGMQQYTASALPSLYSQSLLQQSIAGSQKEGPEGANLFIYHLPQEFGDQDLLQMFMPFGNVVSAKVFIDKQTNLSKCFGFVSYDNPVSAQAAIQAMNGFQIGMKRLKVQLKRSKNDSKPY from the exons ATGTTGGAACACTCTTCTGAGCTGGCCCTGGTGCAGAGTCTGTATGCCAACAGCATGCGCTGTCCCCCCTCTGCGGCCGGGATCTCTGTCAGGAATGAGGACCTGCCTATGAG CAACGGCAGCAAGATGAACGGGTCATTGGAGCACTTGGACCAACCAGACCCAGACTCCATCAAGATGTTTGTGGGACAGATCCCGCGTTCCTGGTCAGAAACAGAACTGAAAGAGCTTTTTGAGCCCTTCGGAGCTGTGCACCAGATCAACATCCTCCGTGATCGCACCCAAAATCCTCCTCAGAGCAAAG GATgctgttttgtaactttttataCAAGAAAAGCTGCACTGGAGGCCCAGAATGCACTGCACAACATAAAGACCTTAAGTGGG ATGCATCATCCTATCCAGATGAAACCCGCTGACAGTGAGAAAACAAGTG CGGTAGAAGACAGAAAACTTTTTGTCGGCATGGTTTCAAAGAAATATGGCGAGAACGAGGTCAGGATGATGTTCTCGTCTTTCGGGCAGATCGAAGAGTGCCGAATTCTCCGAGGACCAGATGGTCAGAGCAGAG GCTGTGCGTTTGTCACATTTGCTACCAGGGCAATGGCACAGAATGCAATCAAAACCATGCATCACTCTCAAACTATGGAG GGCTGTTCCTCACCTTTGGTGGTGAAGTTTGCCGACACACAGAGAGATAAGGAGCAGCGGcgcctgcagcagcagctagtGCAGCAAATTCAGCAGCTCAACAGCGCCTCCACCTGGGGAAACCTTGCTGGGCTGGGGACCCTCACACCGCAGTACCTGGCT TTGCTCCAGCAGGCCACATCTACCAATAACCAAGGCAATTTCAACAGTATTCAGAGGCTAGGAG CAGGTGTGAATCCACTTCAGCTGCAGAACCTAGCCACATtagctgccgctgctgctgcagctcagagttCTGGCAGCCCAACTTCCACCAACGCCCTGTCTACAAACAGTGGAGCCCTGGGAGCACTGGCCAGTCCTG GGTCATCAGCAGGGTCCAGTGCCGGTGCTGCCATGAACACCTTGGCATCTCTGGGCACTCTGCAGAGTCTCACTGGGACCTCTATGGGCCTCAACAACCTTAACGCTCTCACCAGCAGCGTCAGTG GTATGGGGGCCATGAATGGTGGCCTCGGAGCCTCCATGGCCAACGGGTCAGCAGCCAGCTCCATGGATGCTCTGACCCAGGCCTACTCAGGGATGCAGCAGTACACCGCCTCCGCCCTGCCCTCCCTCTACAGCCAGTCTCTCCTGCAGCAGAGCATTGCTGGCAGCCAGAAGGAAG GGCCAGAGGGCGCCAACCTGTTCATCTACCACCTGCCCCAGGAGTTTGGGGACCAGGATCTTCTGCAGATGTTCATGCCTTTTGGAAATGTGGTCTCTGCCAAAGTCTTCATTGACAAACAGACCAATCTGAGCAAGTGCTTTG GGTTCGTCAGCTACGACAATCCTGTGTCTGCACAAGCTGCCATCCAGGCCATGAACGGTTTCCAGATTGGAATGAAGAGGCTGAAGGTTCAGCTGAAGCGCTCTAAGAACGACAGCAAACCCTACTGA
- the LOC111566794 gene encoding CUGBP Elav-like family member 2 isoform X9, with the protein MTSSYDLDFHPLTESRLMTSSDTLNGSKMNGSLEHLDQPDPDSIKMFVGQIPRSWSETELKELFEPFGAVHQINILRDRTQNPPQSKGCCFVTFYTRKAALEAQNALHNIKTLSGMHHPIQMKPADSEKTSAVEDRKLFVGMVSKKYGENEVRMMFSSFGQIEECRILRGPDGQSRGCAFVTFATRAMAQNAIKTMHHSQTMEGCSSPLVVKFADTQRDKEQRRLQQQLVQQIQQLNSASTWGNLAGLGTLTPQYLALLQQATSTNNQGNFNSIQRLGGVNPLQLQNLATLAAAAAAAQSSGSPTSTNALSTNSGALGALASPAGSSAGSSAGAAMNTLASLGTLQSLTGTSMGLNNLNALTSSVSGMGAMNGGLGASMANGSAASSMDALTQAYSGMQQYTASALPSLYSQSLLQQSIAGSQKEVGPEGANLFIYHLPQEFGDQDLLQMFMPFGNVVSAKVFIDKQTNLSKCFGFVSYDNPVSAQAAIQAMNGFQIGMKRLKVQLKRSKNDSKPY; encoded by the exons ATGACTTCGTCGTACGACCTGGATTTCCACCCTCTCACCGAAAGTCGGTTAATGACTTCGAGCGACACACT CAACGGCAGCAAGATGAACGGGTCATTGGAGCACTTGGACCAACCAGACCCAGACTCCATCAAGATGTTTGTGGGACAGATCCCGCGTTCCTGGTCAGAAACAGAACTGAAAGAGCTTTTTGAGCCCTTCGGAGCTGTGCACCAGATCAACATCCTCCGTGATCGCACCCAAAATCCTCCTCAGAGCAAAG GATgctgttttgtaactttttataCAAGAAAAGCTGCACTGGAGGCCCAGAATGCACTGCACAACATAAAGACCTTAAGTGGG ATGCATCATCCTATCCAGATGAAACCCGCTGACAGTGAGAAAACAAGTG CGGTAGAAGACAGAAAACTTTTTGTCGGCATGGTTTCAAAGAAATATGGCGAGAACGAGGTCAGGATGATGTTCTCGTCTTTCGGGCAGATCGAAGAGTGCCGAATTCTCCGAGGACCAGATGGTCAGAGCAGAG GCTGTGCGTTTGTCACATTTGCTACCAGGGCAATGGCACAGAATGCAATCAAAACCATGCATCACTCTCAAACTATGGAG GGCTGTTCCTCACCTTTGGTGGTGAAGTTTGCCGACACACAGAGAGATAAGGAGCAGCGGcgcctgcagcagcagctagtGCAGCAAATTCAGCAGCTCAACAGCGCCTCCACCTGGGGAAACCTTGCTGGGCTGGGGACCCTCACACCGCAGTACCTGGCT TTGCTCCAGCAGGCCACATCTACCAATAACCAAGGCAATTTCAACAGTATTCAGAGGCTAGGAG GTGTGAATCCACTTCAGCTGCAGAACCTAGCCACATtagctgccgctgctgctgcagctcagagttCTGGCAGCCCAACTTCCACCAACGCCCTGTCTACAAACAGTGGAGCCCTGGGAGCACTGGCCAGTCCTG CAGGGTCATCAGCAGGGTCCAGTGCCGGTGCTGCCATGAACACCTTGGCATCTCTGGGCACTCTGCAGAGTCTCACTGGGACCTCTATGGGCCTCAACAACCTTAACGCTCTCACCAGCAGCGTCAGTG GTATGGGGGCCATGAATGGTGGCCTCGGAGCCTCCATGGCCAACGGGTCAGCAGCCAGCTCCATGGATGCTCTGACCCAGGCCTACTCAGGGATGCAGCAGTACACCGCCTCCGCCCTGCCCTCCCTCTACAGCCAGTCTCTCCTGCAGCAGAGCATTGCTGGCAGCCAGAAGGAAG TAGGGCCAGAGGGCGCCAACCTGTTCATCTACCACCTGCCCCAGGAGTTTGGGGACCAGGATCTTCTGCAGATGTTCATGCCTTTTGGAAATGTGGTCTCTGCCAAAGTCTTCATTGACAAACAGACCAATCTGAGCAAGTGCTTTG GGTTCGTCAGCTACGACAATCCTGTGTCTGCACAAGCTGCCATCCAGGCCATGAACGGTTTCCAGATTGGAATGAAGAGGCTGAAGGTTCAGCTGAAGCGCTCTAAGAACGACAGCAAACCCTACTGA